The DNA sequence TGGCGCAGGAATTGATGGAGTTGATGCGCCAGAACTTCACGTTGTCGCGGGAAGTGATCATGGACGAGCGCTCCATGGCGACGTTCCTGATGAGCTCTGGATTGCAGGCGCTGCTGGCGATCCAGCCAATCATGATCACCCTGTTGCTGGCCGCTTTCCTCGGGCCGATCGCGCTGGGTGGCTGGCTGTTCGCCGCCGGTTCGCTGGCGCCCAAGTTCAGCCGGATGAACCCGGCGGCGGGTCTCAAGCGGATGTTTTCGATGAAGTCTGTGATCGAGCTGCTCAAGGCGCTGGCCAAGTTTCTGATCACCTTGGGTGTGGCGCTGGTGGTGCTCAATTCGGATATCGACGACCTGCTGCGCATCGCCCACGAGCCGCTGGACCGGGCGATCATTCACAGCTTGCAGCTGGTGGGCTGGAGTTCTCTGTGGCTGGCGTGCGGGTTGATCATCATCGCGGCCGTCGACGTGCCCGTGCAGATCTGGGAGAGCATCAAGAAGCTCAAGATGACCAAGCAGGAGGTGCGCGACGAGCACAAGGATCAGGAAGGGCGGCCGGAGGTCAAGCAGCGCATTCGTCAGGTCCAGCGCGAGATGTCGCAGCGCCGGATGATGGCGGCGATTCCGGATGCCGACGTGGTCATCACCAACCCGACCCACTACGCCGTGGCGCTCAAGTACGACGCCGAGAAGGGCGGCGCGCCGATGCTGCTGGCCAAGGGCAGCGACTTCCTGGCGCTGAAGATCCGCGAAATCGCGGTGGCCAACAACGTCATGCTGCTCGAATCGCCGGCCCTGGCGCGTTCGATCTATTACTCCACGGAGCTGGAAGAAGAAATCCCCGGCGGCCTGTACCTGGCGGTCGCTCAGGTCCTGGCCTACGTCTACCAGATCCGCCAGCACCGCGCGGGCAAGGGCAAGTTCCCGGAACCGCTCAAGGACGATCTGCCGATCCCGCCGGATCTGCGGCGCGATTCCTGATTCTGATGAAACAAAAAAACCGCCATCCGGTTGAACCTGATGGCGGTTTTTTCATACCCGATGACCTGTGTTGCTTGAGAGGCCGCCTTCGCGGGCAAGTCGAATCGTCGCACCGCCGCTCCCACAGGTTTGGCGTCGCTCGGGAGATACGAGCACGCCACAAATCACTGTGGGAGCGAGCTTGCTCGCGAAGGCGTCAGCCGCCACGGCGCATCACTCAAGCCTTTACGCGCAAGTCTGCGACTGCGGTATTTCCAGATTATCCAGCACCCGATTCACTGCCAGCTCACCGAGCATGATCAGTTGCGCAATTCCCACCAGCGTCCTGCGCTGCGAGGCGGGCATGAGATGGGTGAAGTCATTGACGATGGTTCTGGCTGAAGCCAGGGTTTCGCAGGCATCGGCCAGCAGCTCTTCGTTTTTGAAGTCCGCGGTGACGGCGTACATTCTGCGGTTTTTGCGCGGTGGTGGCGTGGAGCCGGGCGGACAGAGATAGTGATCGAGGGCGCGGTCGGCGGCTTCGTGAAGCTTTCTGGAATCGGGGGATTCGTAGGGCGAGGCGGGGTCGGTTTCGGGTGGATTGGGTGTGGGTTTGATCATGGTGAAGCTCCTGAGTTATGGAGCCACTCTCGCCTGTCGCTAAACAAGTGAAGGTGGCAGCTGTACGCAGGTTAGCGAACCGGTCTCAGGCACCCCGGTAGACCCGAAGGTCTCCCGCATACAGCCGCCATAACGTAATTGCGGACGAAGAGTCCCGCAACGAAGTCATGAACGCTGATGCACTGAGATAGTCCGAGTCGCTAAACCCGATCGCTGATTCGTCAGCGACCGACCCACAATAGAACCCGACCCCACAGCGCACAAGCCGGCGGATTCTGGCGTGGCTGTAGGCAATCACGCAAGGATTCGTAGCCTTCAAGGCGTGTCTGGAGGTGTCTTTTAAACACCAGAGTTTAAAAGGCACTTTTAACGGGTAAAGGGATACGTACCCTTTTTCCCTGTGCCTTTTATCTGAAAAAAATCATTACCTGTCAGATCTGACAGTAGACAACCATTGCCCTCTGGCGCCCTATAAACCCGGCACTCTTGCTGTCATGAACTCGCGTCCCGTGAGTGTGGCGGCTGACGATTCTTTCATTGGAAGTCGGGGATTTATCATGGCGACGCGTATTTACCGAAAGCTGCCGGGCATGGAGCTGGAGTTCGTTTCAGGGAGGCTGGAGAGGGATGTGGCGCAGGGAGCCATCTACTATGAGGTGGTGTTCGATCTGCGGCTGGACTTTGTTAATTTCGTGGTCATGGCCAATCAGTACATCCCGAATTATCTGGACAACCCGATTAATGCGATCCGGCCTGAATTTGGCGGATTGGCCTATCACTACGCCTACAATTATTTCTTTGATGCGGCAGGCAAAATCCGCGATAACCCATCGTTGTTTGCCCTGTTTACCCACTCCAGTTTTTACATGGATCAATGGTCGAGTGGGAGTGGGCCGCTGGAGCGTCGGTATGAAAAACCCGTGTTCGTTGTCACCGACAATCAGTTGCGGGTGACGGCGAGGCAGTACTTTCGCCTGAGTGCCGGTTCGCCCCCGATCGAGATCAGCGATCTGCCGCGCATATTCTTCGAATGGGCCCTGAATCTGATGGAGGGCGATGACCTGTCCTCTGGCACTGCGCCCGAAACCAAAGTGGTGCTCATGCAGGCTGATGAGGACGTGGTCGATGTCGGTGGTGAAAGTGTGTTCAAGGGAACGCACTACCTCGATAACGCAACGCTGTCTTTTGGTCCTATCACTCAGGCCCAAGTTTTGGTTGCCGGCTGACCGGCGAGGTTTCAATCCATCGAATTGCTCTGTCACTGGGGGCAGGCTTGTGCCGGGCTCGGTGCACTTGCCTCCATTCAGGTTCGTCGCCCCTCTATTTCAATCCCCCGCAAAAGTTGGAAGGCTTCTTGCAGTAGCCGCCGTGCGCCTGCTTCGGGCGTCAAAAGTTTGCTTTAAAGGAACGGGGAAAACCGGTGGATCGCTCTCAGTTAATCAACAGTGCTCGCTCGAACATTGCCGACCTCAGTCGGGGCAATCTGGGTGTGCCGCTGTTGCTGCTGGTCATGCTGGCGATGATGATGTTGCCGGTGCCGCCGTTCCTGCTCGACGTGTTCTTCACCTTCAACATTGCCCTGTCGATCGTCGTGCTGCTGGTCTGCGTGTACGCCTTGCGGCCGCTGGATTTCGCGGTGTTCCCGACGATCCTGCTGGTGGCGACGCTGTTGCGGCTGGCGCTGAACGTGGCGTCGACGCGGGTGGTGATGCTCCACGGTCAGGACGGCCACGCCGCCGCCGGTAAGGTGATCCAGGCCTTCGGTGAGGTGGTGATCGGCGGTAACTACGTGGTTGGTATCGTGGTTTTCGCGATCTTGATGATCATCAACTTCGTCGTGGTGACCAAAGGTGCCGGGCGGATTTCCGAGGTGAGCGCGCGTTTCACCCTCGATGCGATGCCCGGCAAGCAAATGGCAATCGACGCCGACCTCAACGCCGGTCTGATCGACCAGGCCCAGGCCAAGGCCCGCCGTCAGGAAGTGGCCCAGGAGGCTGAGTTCTACGGATCGATGGACGGTGCCAGCAAGTTCGTGCGCGGTGACGCCATCGCCGGTTTGCTGATTTTGTTCATCAACCTGATCGGCGGCATGGCCGTCGGTATCTTCCAGCACAACATGACGTTCGCCGACGCCGGCAAGGTTTACGCCTTGCTGACCATCGGTGACGGTTTAGTGGCGCAATTGCCATCACTGTTGTTATCTACAGCTGCAGCGATCATGGTGACCCGTGCTTCCGGTTCGGAAGACATGGGCAAGCAGATCAATCGCCAGATGTTCGCCTCACCGAAAGCGCTGGCGGTGGCGGCCGGTCTGATGGCGGTCATGGGCCTGGTGCCGGGCATGCCGCACTTCTCGTTCCTGAGCATGGCCGCCCTGGCTGCCGGTGGCGCTTACCTGTTCTGGAAGAAACAGAACGTGGCCAAGGTCGTTGCGCTGGAAGAGGTCAAGCGCCAGCAGGAACTGCTGCCGTCGCCGGCCCGCGCCATGGAAACCAAGGAGCTGGGCTGGGACGACGTGACCCCGATCGACATGATCGGCCTGGAAGTCGGCTACCGCCTGATTCCGCTGGTGGACCGCAACCAGGGCGGGCAATTGCTGGCGCGGATCAAGGGCGTGCGCAAAAAGCTCTCGCAGGATCTGGGCTTCCTGATGCCGACCGTGCACATCCGCGACAACCTCGACCTGGCGCCGAGCGCCTATCGCCTGACCCTGATGGGTGTGATCCTGGCCGAGGCCGAGATCTATCCGGATCGCGAACTGGCAATCAACCCGGGGCAGGTCTACGGCTCGCTCAACGGCATTACCGCCAAAGATCCGGCTTTCGGCCTGGAGGCGGTGTGGATCGAAGTCAGCCAGCGTGCCCAGGCGCAATCGCTTGGTTACACCGTGGTCGATGCCAGCACCGTGGTTGCGACCCACTTGAACCAGATTCTGTACAAGCACTCCAGCGAGCTGATCGGCCACGAAGAAGTGCAGCAATTGATGCAATTGCTGGCCAAGAGCTCGCCGAAACTGGCTGAAGAGCTGGTGCCGGGTGTGGTCACGCTGTCGCAACTGCTCAAAGTGTTGCAGGCATTGCTGGCCGAACACGTGCCGGTGCGCGATATTCGCAGCATTGCCGAAGCCATCGCCAACAATGCCGCCAAGAGTCAAGATACCGCCGCTTTGGTGGCCGCTGTGCGGGTCGGCGTATCCCGCGCCATCGTCCAAAGCATTGTAGGGACTGAGTCGGAGCTGCCAGTTATCACGCTGGAGCCAAGGTTGGAACAAATATTGCTCAATAGTCTGCAGAAGGCAGGACAAGGCTCGGAAGAGGGCGTTCTGCTGGAGCCAAGCATGGCCGAGAAGCTGCAGCGTTCGCTGATCGAAGCGGCGCAGCGTCAGGAAATGCAAGGTCAGCCGGTGATCCTGTTGGTAGCAGGCCCGGTTCGCGCGATGCTCTCGCGCTTTGGTCGCCTGGCAGTTCCCGGACTGCATGTGCTGGCCTACCAGGAAATTCCGGACAACAAGCAAGTGACCATCGTTGCGACAGTAGGGCCCAACGGCTGAGGTAGTGGTTTATGCAAGTTAAGCGTTTTTTCGCCGCCGATATGCGTCAGGCCATGAAGCTGGTTCGTGATGAGCTGGGCGCTGATGCCGCCATCATTGGCAACCGCCGCATTGCCGGCGGTGTCGAGCTGACGGCGGCGCTCGATTACAAACTGTCGGCGCTGGCCCCGCGTGTTCCGAACATGGAACTCGAGGACGAGCTGCGCAAGACCCAGTCGCGCATCGTCACCGCCCAGGCCGAACTGAGCCTGCGTGGCGAAGCCGACGGCAACACCAATCGCCAGCTGTTCGCCGGGCTGCCGTTGACGGCCGGGCTGCCGCTGACTGCTGCCGAGCCACTGACCGAACCGACCTACGAAGCGCCGGCCCGTCCGGTACCGGCGCCCGCAGCGGTTTCCGCTGGCGTTGACCCGCGTGCACTGGACTCGATGCGTTTCGAACTCAACAGCCTGCGCGAACTGATGGAAGTGCAACTCGGCACCCTGGCCTGGAACCAGCTGCAAGGCAGCCGTCCGGCCCAGGCCAATCTGTACCGTCGTCTGCAGCGCATTGGTTTGTCTGGCCCGTTGTCCCGCGATCTGCTGTCGATGATCACCGAGATCGACGAGCCTCGTCAGGCCTGGCGCATGCTGCTGGCGCACCTGGCGCGGATGATTGCCGTGCCGGAAGTCGAGCCGCTGGAAGAGGGCGGTGTGATTGCCATGGTCGGTCCTGCCGGCATGGGCAAGACCACCACCCTCGCCAAACTGGCCGCCCGTTATGTGCTCAAGTACGGCGCGCAGAACATCGCGCTGGTGAGCATGGACAGTTTCCGTATCGGCGCGCAGGAGCAGCTCAAGACTCTGGGTCGCATCCTCAACGTGTCGGTGACCCATGTCGATCCGGGCCAGTCCCTGGTGCAGGCGCTGGATCCACTGCTGCGCAAACGCGTGGTGCTGATCGATACCGCCGGCCTGCAAGCCAGCGATCCGGCCCTGCGCATGCAGCTGGAAAGTCTGGCCGGTCGTGGCATTCGGTCGAAAAATTATCTGGTGCTGGCAACCACCAGCCAGAAACAGGTTCTAACCGCCGCTTATCACAGTTACAAGCGTTGCGGGCTTGCCGGGTGCATCCTGACTAAACTGGATGAGACGGCCAGCCTCGGCGAAGTGCTGAGCCTGGCGATCAGTCACGAACTGCCGGTCGCCTACCTGACCGATGGGCCGCGTATTCCGGATGATCTGCATCTGCCGCGCCGTCATCAACTGGTCAGCCGCGCCGTCAGTGTGCAAATGCAGGAAGAACCCAGCGAAGAAGCCATGGCTGACATGTTCGCTGATATCTACCACAGTCCGACCAAGCAGGTTGGCTGAGGTAATGAACCGTTTTTGTACCTACATCGATGGTCTGCCATGCATTGTTCCGGTTGTGAACGCGCAGCCAGTAATGTGGCCTCCGTCTATGCAAGACAAGGTAAAGAAATAACATGGGCAGCATGCATCCCGTACAGGTGATCGCGGTGACCGGCGGCAAAGGTGGCGTCGGCAAGACTAATGTGTCAGTGAACTTGTCCCTGGCCCTGGCAGAGCTTGGCCGTCGGGTCATGCTGCTGGACGCCGACCTGGGGCTGGCGAACGTCGACGTTCTGCTGGGCCTCACACCCAAACGCACCCTGGCCGACGTGATCGAAGGCCGCTGCGAGCTGCGCGACGTGCTGTTGCAAGGCCCCGGCGGGATCCGCATCGTGCCGGCCGCTTCCGGCACCCAGAGCATGGTTCACCTGAGCCCGGCCCAGCATGCCGGCCTGATTCAGGCCTTCAGTGACATCGGCGACAATCTCGACGTACTGGTGATCGACACCGCTGCGGGTATTGGTGACTCGGTAGTCAGTTTTGTTCGCGCAGCCCAGGAAGTTTTGCTGGTGGTCTGCGACGAGCCGACCTCGATCACCGACGCCTACGCGCTGATCAAGCTGCTCAACCGCGATTACGGCATGAACCGCTTCCGCGTCCTGGCCAACATGGCGCAGAGCCCGCAGGAAGGTCGCAATCTGTTCGCCAAGTTGACCAAGGTCACGGATCGCTTCCTCGACGTCGCCCTACAATACGTCGGCGCGGTGCCCTACGACGAAAGCGTGCGCAAGGCGGTGCAGAAGCAGCGTGCGGTCTATGAAGCCTTCCCGCGTTCCAAGTGCGCACTGGCGTTCAAGGCGATCGCACAGAAGGTCGACACCTGGCCGCTGCCCGCCAACCCGCGTGGCCACCTCGAATTTTTCGTCGAGCGCCTCGTGCAGCAAACGGC is a window from the Pseudomonas gozinkensis genome containing:
- a CDS encoding DUF6124 family protein yields the protein MIKPTPNPPETDPASPYESPDSRKLHEAADRALDHYLCPPGSTPPPRKNRRMYAVTADFKNEELLADACETLASARTIVNDFTHLMPASQRRTLVGIAQLIMLGELAVNRVLDNLEIPQSQTCA
- the fleN gene encoding flagellar synthesis regulator FleN encodes the protein MGSMHPVQVIAVTGGKGGVGKTNVSVNLSLALAELGRRVMLLDADLGLANVDVLLGLTPKRTLADVIEGRCELRDVLLQGPGGIRIVPAASGTQSMVHLSPAQHAGLIQAFSDIGDNLDVLVIDTAAGIGDSVVSFVRAAQEVLLVVCDEPTSITDAYALIKLLNRDYGMNRFRVLANMAQSPQEGRNLFAKLTKVTDRFLDVALQYVGAVPYDESVRKAVQKQRAVYEAFPRSKCALAFKAIAQKVDTWPLPANPRGHLEFFVERLVQQTAGPVL
- the flhF gene encoding flagellar biosynthesis protein FlhF; this encodes MQVKRFFAADMRQAMKLVRDELGADAAIIGNRRIAGGVELTAALDYKLSALAPRVPNMELEDELRKTQSRIVTAQAELSLRGEADGNTNRQLFAGLPLTAGLPLTAAEPLTEPTYEAPARPVPAPAAVSAGVDPRALDSMRFELNSLRELMEVQLGTLAWNQLQGSRPAQANLYRRLQRIGLSGPLSRDLLSMITEIDEPRQAWRMLLAHLARMIAVPEVEPLEEGGVIAMVGPAGMGKTTTLAKLAARYVLKYGAQNIALVSMDSFRIGAQEQLKTLGRILNVSVTHVDPGQSLVQALDPLLRKRVVLIDTAGLQASDPALRMQLESLAGRGIRSKNYLVLATTSQKQVLTAAYHSYKRCGLAGCILTKLDETASLGEVLSLAISHELPVAYLTDGPRIPDDLHLPRRHQLVSRAVSVQMQEEPSEEAMADMFADIYHSPTKQVG
- the flhB gene encoding flagellar biosynthesis protein FlhB, producing the protein MAESESGQDKTEDPTEKRKKDSREKGEIARSKELNTLAIMLAGSAALLIFGGMLAQELMELMRQNFTLSREVIMDERSMATFLMSSGLQALLAIQPIMITLLLAAFLGPIALGGWLFAAGSLAPKFSRMNPAAGLKRMFSMKSVIELLKALAKFLITLGVALVVLNSDIDDLLRIAHEPLDRAIIHSLQLVGWSSLWLACGLIIIAAVDVPVQIWESIKKLKMTKQEVRDEHKDQEGRPEVKQRIRQVQREMSQRRMMAAIPDADVVITNPTHYAVALKYDAEKGGAPMLLAKGSDFLALKIREIAVANNVMLLESPALARSIYYSTELEEEIPGGLYLAVAQVLAYVYQIRQHRAGKGKFPEPLKDDLPIPPDLRRDS
- the flhA gene encoding flagellar biosynthesis protein FlhA; its protein translation is MDRSQLINSARSNIADLSRGNLGVPLLLLVMLAMMMLPVPPFLLDVFFTFNIALSIVVLLVCVYALRPLDFAVFPTILLVATLLRLALNVASTRVVMLHGQDGHAAAGKVIQAFGEVVIGGNYVVGIVVFAILMIINFVVVTKGAGRISEVSARFTLDAMPGKQMAIDADLNAGLIDQAQAKARRQEVAQEAEFYGSMDGASKFVRGDAIAGLLILFINLIGGMAVGIFQHNMTFADAGKVYALLTIGDGLVAQLPSLLLSTAAAIMVTRASGSEDMGKQINRQMFASPKALAVAAGLMAVMGLVPGMPHFSFLSMAALAAGGAYLFWKKQNVAKVVALEEVKRQQELLPSPARAMETKELGWDDVTPIDMIGLEVGYRLIPLVDRNQGGQLLARIKGVRKKLSQDLGFLMPTVHIRDNLDLAPSAYRLTLMGVILAEAEIYPDRELAINPGQVYGSLNGITAKDPAFGLEAVWIEVSQRAQAQSLGYTVVDASTVVATHLNQILYKHSSELIGHEEVQQLMQLLAKSSPKLAEELVPGVVTLSQLLKVLQALLAEHVPVRDIRSIAEAIANNAAKSQDTAALVAAVRVGVSRAIVQSIVGTESELPVITLEPRLEQILLNSLQKAGQGSEEGVLLEPSMAEKLQRSLIEAAQRQEMQGQPVILLVAGPVRAMLSRFGRLAVPGLHVLAYQEIPDNKQVTIVATVGPNG